One window of the Macaca thibetana thibetana isolate TM-01 chromosome 1, ASM2454274v1, whole genome shotgun sequence genome contains the following:
- the PCNX2 gene encoding pecanex-like protein 2 isoform X3, protein MVSQVLQLLRQGVWAALTGGWYHDPEQSKFTNSCHLYLWLFLLLLPLALHLQKLSMSLHD, encoded by the exons ATGGTGTCCCAGGTGCTGCAGCTGCTCCGGCAGGGCGTGTGGGCCGCGCTCACCGGGGGCTGGTACCACGACCCGGAGCAGAGCAAGTTCACCAACAGCTGCCACCTCTACCTGTGGCTGTTCCTGCTGCTGTTGCCCCTGGCCCTGCACCTG CAAAAATTGTCAATGAGTTTGCATGACTGA